One Microcaecilia unicolor chromosome 8, aMicUni1.1, whole genome shotgun sequence DNA window includes the following coding sequences:
- the LOC115476789 gene encoding probable G-protein coupled receptor 33 → MTVRMEMQEVFKERKMVNLVPATFFFITFLFGIIANSLFLWVLGFKMKRAVNIIWFFHLILANFIFTIMMPIIGVYLLVYPQWIFGQLMCKLINTLLSVSMFAAVFLLTIISTDRYLLVVHPLWCRSHRTTKCASTISAMTWVLALVFSAPYLIFRVTRLDEQNRTICYNNYAFPNDWEDLNTLKLKRKVQCFLFVFRFLLGFLLPFIIISFCYLTIASKMKMKSLTKSKKPFKVIIIVIISFLFSWTPYHVYYGLSLYPDHYPGLLNIFKVLSSCLTCINSCFTPILYLFIGENFKQIFRRSIMSLFESAFNEYTNSMDQSYNDRLEISVHSTVKDQI, encoded by the coding sequence ATGACAGTAAGAATGGAGATGCAAGAGGTTttcaaggaaaggaaaatggTCAACTTGGTGCCTGCCACCTTTTTTTTCATCACTTTCCTCTTTGGAATAATTGCCAACAGTCTGTTCCTCTGGGTGCTGGGCTTCAAGATGAAAAGAGCTGTCAACATCATCTGGTTCTTCCACCTCATTTTGGCCAACTTCATCTTCACCATCATGATGCCAATCATTGGGGTCTATTTACTTGTTTACCCACAATGGATCTTTGGGCAATTGATGTGCAAACTTATCAACACCCTGCTGTCTGTCTCTATGTTTGCTGCTGTGTTCCTGCTCACCATCATCAGTACTGATCGTTATCTGCTAGTTGTCCATCCACTGTGGTGTCGATCCCACAGAACCACCAAGTGTGCATCCACCATCAGTGCTATGACTTGGGTCCTGGCATTAGTGTTCAGTGCACCATATCTCATCTTCCGAGTGACCCGCCTAGATGAGCAGAACAGGACTATCTGCTATAACAATTATGCTTTTCCCAATGATTGGGAAGATCTCAACACCCTGAAGCTGAAGAGAAAAGTACAGTGCTTTTTGTTTGTCTTCAGATTCCTCCTGGGCTTTCTTTTACCATTTATCATTATTAGTTTCTGCTATCTTACCATAGCCTCTAAGATGAAGATGAAGAGCCTCACCAAATCCAAGAAACCCTTCAAAGTGATCATCATTGTCATCATCTCTTTCCTTTTCAGCTGGACACCTTATCATGTGTACTACGGCTTGAGTTTATATCCAGACCATTATCCAGGACTCCTAAACATTTTCAAAGTGTTATCTTCTTGTCTTACTTGCATCAACAGCTGTTTTACACCTATCCTTTACCTCTTCATTGGTGAAAATTTCAAGCAGATATTCAGAAGATCCATCATGTCTTTATTTGAGTCAGCTTTTAATGAGTACACAAATTCCATGGACCAGAGTTACAACGATAGGTTAGAAATCTCTGTCCACTCAACTGTTAAAGATCAAATATAG